From one Musa acuminata AAA Group cultivar baxijiao chromosome BXJ2-6, Cavendish_Baxijiao_AAA, whole genome shotgun sequence genomic stretch:
- the LOC135615115 gene encoding uncharacterized protein LOC135615115 — MTHHAITNNKRSISRSFFDNSTIAFSSMERFPAGADVNGDSPAGSPSKDPPFLYRARALDSLDAVKQRAYRFDGLGNYVDKAWDLSEAAACPKEFHWYHVELPRGNVKGFRNPRLAVSTQCLIDALCPPLKLQDILALSSNGPFCAHVDGALIFRINSPGPAASDFTLRLAARVTESSVITVSLGRVPRLGFSPTGQSLLSEIPKVERCSGDDDGASDKADGGSGRVVIPVHVLEFLLTMNHSEEADNPVPRSVSNLLVHIVDTHVDHLQDIVTRLEMELDSVELELDRGGSLLKKQMLDDRRFPKMHLNLQRLLQVVSHGEQVFPRVKEKCATKSWFANEDIIALEELISRLRRLKENLGFIVNRVTAVQAGLDSWQSEQINRKLYYLSFLSIIFLPLSIVTGIFGMNVGGVPWTGQRDPELQDGFINVMILCAMVVFLLLLCFIFPSLYAHISAWQRKHSLKWSWSINGKSFLRRNPPNGIRRISANGCWRSDYLPI; from the exons ATGACCCACCACGCCATAACAAACAACAAGAGATCGATCTCCCGTTCCTTCTTCGACAACTCCACCATCGCCTTCTCCTCCATGGAGCGTTTCCCGGCCGGGGCCGATGTCAACGGCGACTCCCCCGCCGGCAGTCCCAGCAAAGACCCCCCCTTCCTCTACCGCGCCCGCGCCCTGGACTCCTTGGACGCCGTCAAGCAGCGCGCCTACCGATTCGACGGCCTCGGCAACTACGTCGACAAGGCCTGGGACCTCTCCGAGGCCGCCGCCTGCCCGAAGGAGTTCCACTGGTACCACGTTGAGCTCCCTCGCGGCAATGTCAAGGGCTTCCGCAACCCGCGGCTCGCCGTCTCCACCCAGTGCCTCATCGACGCCCTCTGCCCGCCCCTCAAGTTGCAGGACATCCTCGCCCTCTCCAGCAATGGGCCCTTCTGCGCCCACGTCGACGGCGCGCTCATCTTCCGCATCAACTCCCCCGGCCCCGCCGCCTCCGACTTCACCCTCCGCCTCGCCGCCCGCGTCACCGAGTCCTCCGTCATCACCGTCTCCCTCGGCCGCGTGCCCCGCCTCGGATTCTCCCCCACCGGCCAGTCCTTGCTCTCCGAGATTCCCAAGGTCGAGCGTTGCAGCGGAGACGACGATGGCGCCTCGGACAAGGCGGACGGCGGGTCCGGCAGGGTCGTCATTCCGGTGCACGTCCTCGAGTTCTTGCTCACCATGAACCATTCGGAGGAGGCCGACAACCCGGTGCCCCGGAGCGTGTCCAATCTGCTGGTGCATATAGTCGACACTCATGTGGATCATTTGCAGGACATTGTCACCAGGCTTGAGATGGAATTGGATTCGGTCGAGCTTGAATTGGATAGAG GGGGTTCCTTACTAAAGAAACAAATGCTGGACGACCGAAGATTTCCAAAGATGCATCTGAACTTGCAACGTCTTCTACAG GTAGTGTCTCATGGGGAGCAAGTGTTCCCACGTGTTAAAGAGAAGTGTGCAACCAAGAGTTGGTTTGCAAATGAAGATATCATTGCTCTTGAAGAGCTAATTAGTCGTCTTAGGAGGCTAAAAGAGAACTTGGGATTTATTGTAAATCGTGTCACAGCAGTTCAGGCAGGTCTCGATAGTTGGCAGTCAGAGCAAATAAACAGAAAGCTGTACTATCTTTCTTTTCTCTCAATCATCTTTCTTCCATTGTCTATAGTCACTGGAA tttttggaatgaatGTAGGAGGTGTACCATGGACTGGACAAAGAGATCCTGAATTACAGGATGGGTTTATTAATGTCATGATCCTATGTGCCATGGTAGTGTTTCTTCTTCTGTTATGCTTCATCTTCCCATCTCTTTATGCACATATATCTGCTTGGCAAAGAAAACATTCCTTGAAATGGAGTTGGTCTATCAATGGAAAATCATTCTTGCGAAGAAATCCTCCAAATGGCATTCGAAGGATTTCGGCAAATGGATGTTGGAGAAGTGATTACTTGCCCATCTAG